In Streptomyces sp. NBC_00569, a single genomic region encodes these proteins:
- a CDS encoding GntR family transcriptional regulator, whose amino-acid sequence MPDQPRSGTGEQAKQQALTQLRQAILQGDMAPAQRLVENELAEEFGVTRASVRAALIDLAAEGLVERIRNRGSRVRVVTVEEAVAITECRMALEGLCAAKAAVAASDEQLAQLADVGAAMTKAVADGEPVTYSELNQQLHFLIREFSGQPVALELLDRLNGQLVRHRFQLALRPGRPQQSLGEHLAMIEAITARDPKAAEAAVRAHLTGVIDALRE is encoded by the coding sequence ATGCCGGACCAACCCCGTTCAGGCACCGGAGAGCAGGCCAAGCAGCAGGCGTTGACGCAGCTCAGGCAGGCGATTCTGCAAGGCGACATGGCACCGGCCCAACGGCTGGTGGAGAACGAGCTCGCCGAGGAGTTCGGTGTGACGCGGGCCAGCGTCAGAGCGGCTCTGATCGATCTGGCGGCGGAAGGGCTGGTCGAGCGGATCCGTAACCGCGGCTCGCGGGTGCGGGTGGTGACGGTCGAGGAAGCGGTGGCCATCACTGAGTGCCGTATGGCCCTGGAAGGGCTGTGCGCGGCCAAGGCGGCCGTCGCGGCCAGCGACGAGCAGCTGGCCCAGCTGGCCGACGTGGGTGCCGCGATGACGAAGGCGGTCGCCGACGGCGAGCCGGTGACGTACTCCGAACTCAACCAGCAACTCCATTTCCTCATCCGGGAGTTCTCCGGTCAGCCGGTGGCTCTGGAACTCCTGGACCGGCTCAACGGGCAGCTGGTGCGCCACCGGTTCCAGCTCGCGCTGAGACCGGGACGCCCGCAGCAGTCCCTGGGTGAACACCTGGCCATGATCGAGGCGATCACGGCCAGGGATCCGAAGGCCGCGGAGGCGGCCGTCCGTGCCCATCTGACGGGCGTGATCGACGCGTTGCGCGAATAG